The bacterium genome has a window encoding:
- the cdaA gene encoding diadenylate cyclase CdaA, with product MWENITNSPVIDALDITIVAYLLYRLIVFIKDTRVIQMFVGLGILLLLSFLASSLGMIVVGRIIGTLQTVWVVAFIIIFQPELRAALTNLGLRRGGLFGATAEIPAEDEIIEATRRMAKRGLGALIVIEREVRLNNWIKKGVKLDADITAATLEAIFTVPGPLHDGAVVVSQGKIAAASVILPITEREELGYVLGTRHRAAIGMSEQSDAIIIVVSEETRAISVVVDGEIKRGLSLEDLRTELERIQLRQSGQTKRKVRRKSRADKTGDAAAS from the coding sequence ATGTGGGAAAACATCACCAACAGCCCCGTCATCGACGCCCTCGACATCACCATCGTGGCGTACCTGCTGTATCGCCTGATCGTGTTCATCAAGGACACGCGGGTGATCCAGATGTTCGTCGGGCTGGGGATCCTGCTGCTGCTCAGCTTCCTGGCCAGCAGCCTGGGCATGATCGTCGTCGGGCGCATCATCGGCACCCTGCAGACGGTGTGGGTGGTGGCCTTCATCATCATCTTCCAGCCCGAGCTGCGCGCCGCCCTGACCAACCTGGGCCTGCGCCGCGGCGGCCTGTTCGGGGCCACCGCCGAGATTCCCGCCGAGGACGAGATCATCGAGGCCACCCGCCGCATGGCCAAGCGCGGCCTCGGCGCGCTGATCGTCATCGAGCGCGAGGTGCGGCTGAACAACTGGATCAAGAAGGGCGTCAAGCTCGACGCCGACATCACCGCCGCCACCCTCGAGGCCATCTTCACCGTGCCCGGCCCGCTGCACGACGGCGCCGTGGTCGTCAGCCAGGGCAAGATCGCGGCCGCGTCGGTGATCCTTCCCATCACCGAGCGCGAGGAGCTGGGCTACGTGCTGGGCACCCGCCACCGGGCCGCCATCGGCATGAGCGAGCAGAGCGACGCCATCATCATCGTCGTGTCCGAGGAGACCCGCGCCATCTCGGTGGTCGTCGACGGCGAGATCAAGCGCGGCCTCAGCCTCGAGGACCTGCGCACCGAGCTCGAGCGCATCCAGCTGCGCCAGTCGGGCCAGACCAAGCGCAAGGTCCGCCGCAAGTCCCGCGCCGACAAGACGGGCGACGCGGCGGCTTCCTGA
- a CDS encoding thiol-activated cytolysin family protein, with protein sequence MKRLLPLLLLLMPLVLAACGSDSPTDAPTVNPTEFGKVLATGGTYEDVTPSEETEVLNEENEYDPADQNVWRCRTERRSVIDAADDYATFNPNAEVIFPGSLIQGNSISGATPEPIVVERAPGTISINIINGSQGVTAHVDQVKRSTIAQATNDIIEANSGVVPAAFTYTMSEVQSSQQMALSMGVNYSTLTARVRADMSFSSDKEYNRMLVAFNQSYYTMRYDLPTSYAQVFDPSVTPADVAPYVGPGNPACYISSVTYGRRYYLLIESTSSLTQMRASISGSYNAAVSSGGGNFNGTYVTDLNEVNIKIVAIGGNAESAIAAFNGDLSGLKTYLQDSDIRTGVPLSYVVRNMVDNSTVAVKVATEYDLKTCEIVGAGVMHDSFTTVNSVAGWSGDGDYKDLKWGDTPAFRYQGSYIWAKDRGTGGTWLFRASDRYHGDLSQMFGGTMSLALNAGYGPDGDPRENGPRADQGDDILISGGTMTLAYRIPAAQDPVAENFRLYEIGLGAGDGWTVVMNPDLYAPDSERPAATEAEIRNVLANVTAIRIRGEWFNGYDWCSIDEFHMESPLVPAGLARSWRNDLPWGTEIMD encoded by the coding sequence ATGAAACGCCTGCTGCCCCTTCTCCTGCTCCTGATGCCCCTGGTCCTGGCGGCCTGCGGCTCGGATTCGCCCACCGACGCGCCCACCGTCAACCCGACCGAGTTCGGCAAGGTGCTCGCCACCGGCGGCACCTACGAGGACGTCACGCCGAGCGAGGAGACCGAAGTCCTGAACGAGGAGAACGAGTACGATCCGGCCGACCAGAACGTCTGGCGCTGCCGCACCGAACGCCGCAGCGTGATCGACGCGGCCGACGACTACGCCACTTTCAATCCGAACGCCGAGGTGATCTTCCCGGGCAGCCTGATCCAGGGGAACTCCATCAGCGGCGCCACGCCCGAGCCCATCGTCGTCGAGCGGGCGCCGGGCACCATCTCCATCAACATCATCAACGGTTCGCAGGGCGTGACGGCCCATGTCGACCAGGTCAAGCGCAGCACCATCGCCCAGGCCACCAACGACATCATCGAGGCCAACAGCGGCGTCGTGCCGGCGGCGTTCACCTACACCATGAGCGAGGTGCAGTCGTCCCAGCAGATGGCGCTCAGCATGGGCGTGAACTACAGCACCCTGACCGCGCGCGTGCGGGCCGACATGTCGTTCTCGAGCGACAAGGAGTACAACCGCATGCTGGTGGCCTTCAACCAGTCGTACTACACCATGCGCTACGACCTGCCCACGTCGTACGCCCAGGTCTTCGACCCCTCGGTGACGCCCGCCGACGTGGCCCCCTACGTGGGGCCCGGCAACCCGGCCTGCTACATCTCGAGCGTGACCTACGGCCGGCGCTACTACCTGCTGATCGAGTCGACGAGTTCCCTCACGCAGATGCGCGCCTCGATCTCGGGGTCGTACAACGCCGCGGTGAGCTCCGGCGGCGGCAACTTCAACGGCACCTACGTGACCGACCTGAACGAAGTGAACATCAAGATCGTGGCCATCGGCGGCAACGCCGAGTCGGCCATCGCCGCCTTCAACGGCGACCTGAGCGGCCTGAAGACGTACCTGCAGGACTCGGACATCCGCACCGGCGTGCCCCTGAGCTACGTGGTGCGCAACATGGTCGACAACTCGACGGTGGCCGTGAAGGTCGCCACCGAGTACGACCTGAAGACCTGCGAGATCGTCGGCGCCGGCGTCATGCACGACAGCTTCACGACGGTGAACAGCGTGGCCGGCTGGTCGGGCGACGGCGACTACAAGGACCTCAAGTGGGGCGACACGCCGGCCTTCCGCTACCAGGGCTCGTACATCTGGGCCAAGGACCGGGGCACGGGCGGCACCTGGCTCTTCCGCGCCTCGGACCGCTACCACGGCGACCTCTCGCAGATGTTCGGCGGCACCATGTCCCTGGCCCTGAACGCCGGCTACGGCCCCGACGGCGACCCGCGCGAGAACGGTCCGCGCGCCGACCAGGGCGACGACATCCTCATCTCGGGCGGCACCATGACCCTGGCCTACCGCATCCCGGCCGCGCAGGATCCGGTGGCCGAGAACTTCCGCCTGTACGAGATCGGGCTGGGCGCGGGCGACGGCTGGACCGTGGTCATGAACCCGGACCTCTACGCCCCGGACAGCGAGCGTCCGGCGGCCACCGAGGCGGAGATCCGCAACGTGCTGGCCAACGTGACGGCGATCCGGATCCGCGGCGAGTGGTTCAACGGCTACGACTGGTGCTCCATCGACGAGTTCCACATGGAGTCGCCGCTGGTCCCGGCCGGGCTCGCCCGCTCGTGGCGCAACGACCTGCCCTGGGGCACCGAGATCATGGACTGA